In the Kitasatospora terrestris genome, one interval contains:
- a CDS encoding coenzyme F420-0:L-glutamate ligase, with product MTAPAPGGAAADAAVPGAVAVLPVTGLPEVEPGADLAELIAKAGDFQDGDVLLVTSKIVSKAEGRILRAADREAAIDAETVRVVARRGKARIVENRNGMVMAAAGVDASNTAPGTVLLLPEDPDASARALRAALQRLTGRRLGVLITDTFGRPWRNGLTDVAIGAAGLPVLADHRGRTDSHGNELTLTVTATADELAAAGDLVKGKATGTPVAVVRGLGALVTEEDGEGVRPLIRPAADDMFRLGTSEALREAVTLRRTVRSFTAEPVDPDAVRRAVAAAVTAPAPHHTTPWRFVLLESAAVRERLLDAMLAAWQRDLRELDGWDAEKTARRTARGDVLRAAPYLVVPCLVMDGSHAYPDARRAGAEREMFTVAIGAAVQNLLVALTGEGYGSAWVSSTMFCRDTVRGVLDLPDGWDPMGAVAVGRPAEAPRHRPARDAEAFVAVR from the coding sequence GTGACGGCCCCGGCACCGGGTGGGGCCGCGGCCGACGCGGCCGTGCCGGGCGCGGTCGCGGTGCTGCCGGTCACCGGGCTGCCGGAGGTCGAGCCCGGCGCCGACCTGGCGGAACTGATCGCCAAGGCCGGCGACTTCCAGGACGGCGACGTCCTGCTGGTCACCTCGAAGATCGTCAGCAAGGCCGAGGGCCGGATCCTGCGGGCCGCCGACCGGGAGGCGGCGATCGACGCCGAGACCGTCCGGGTGGTGGCCCGCCGGGGGAAGGCCCGGATCGTCGAGAACCGCAACGGGATGGTGATGGCGGCCGCCGGCGTCGACGCCTCCAACACCGCGCCCGGCACCGTGCTGCTGCTGCCCGAGGACCCGGACGCCTCGGCCCGCGCCCTGCGGGCCGCGCTGCAGCGGCTGACCGGCCGTCGGCTCGGCGTGCTGATCACCGACACCTTCGGCCGCCCGTGGCGCAACGGGCTCACCGACGTCGCGATCGGCGCCGCCGGCCTGCCCGTGCTGGCCGACCACCGGGGCCGGACCGACAGCCACGGCAACGAGCTCACCCTGACCGTGACCGCCACCGCCGACGAACTGGCCGCCGCCGGCGACCTGGTGAAGGGCAAGGCCACCGGCACCCCGGTCGCGGTGGTCCGCGGCCTGGGCGCGCTGGTCACCGAGGAGGACGGCGAGGGCGTCCGGCCGCTGATCCGGCCGGCCGCCGACGACATGTTCCGGCTCGGCACCTCCGAGGCGCTGCGCGAGGCCGTGACCCTGCGGCGGACGGTCCGTTCCTTCACCGCCGAACCGGTCGACCCGGACGCCGTCCGCCGCGCGGTCGCCGCCGCCGTCACCGCGCCCGCCCCGCACCACACCACGCCGTGGCGCTTCGTGCTGCTGGAGTCGGCCGCCGTCCGCGAGCGCCTGCTGGACGCGATGCTCGCCGCCTGGCAGCGCGACCTGCGCGAGCTCGACGGCTGGGACGCGGAGAAGACCGCCCGCCGGACCGCCCGGGGCGACGTGCTGCGCGCCGCGCCGTACCTGGTGGTGCCCTGCCTGGTGATGGACGGCTCGCACGCCTACCCGGACGCCCGCCGGGCGGGGGCCGAGCGGGAGATGTTCACCGTGGCGATCGGCGCCGCGGTGCAGAACCTGCTGGTCGCGCTCACCGGCGAGGGCTACGGCTCGGCCTGGGTCTCCTCCACCATGTTCTGCCGCGACACCGTCCGCGGGGTGCTCGACCTGCCCGACGGCTGGGACCCGATGGGCGCCGTCGCCGTCGGCCGCCCCGCCGAGGCCCCGCGGCACCGCCCGGCCCGCGACGCGGAGGCCTTCGTCGCGGTCCGCTGA